In Rhizobium gallicum bv. gallicum R602sp, the following proteins share a genomic window:
- a CDS encoding succinylglutamate desuccinylase/aspartoacylase family protein has protein sequence MHSGLVNPIDFLREGRQAGHLAIPYSIDRSPYYQIRIPVLRLKNGEGPSLLLMAGNHGDEYEGELQLGRLMRLLVVAEIRGAVTVLPMANLPAVMAGKRCSPFDGGNLNRAFPGDPTGSPTARLAHFLEHELFPRHDVMLDLHSGGTSMAHLPCTLIERQADAARFERSVSLMRAIGASHAFIADNGPTAPTSMGAAGRAGTIGLSGEFGGGGTVTPETMAFTASAVDRLLVTLGIIERPVLSRVPLPERGPLQLLSLSRHSQGIYANRRGWFEPAVALGATVSAGELAGWYHDLERLEQPEEELRFIESGIVISHRLHCDGQAGDCLIQVAEPIES, from the coding sequence ATGCACAGTGGCCTCGTCAATCCGATCGACTTTTTGCGCGAAGGCCGGCAGGCCGGCCACCTCGCCATTCCCTATTCGATCGACCGTTCGCCCTATTATCAGATCCGCATTCCTGTCCTTCGCCTGAAGAATGGCGAGGGGCCGTCTTTGCTGCTGATGGCCGGCAATCACGGCGACGAGTATGAGGGCGAACTGCAGCTCGGCCGTTTGATGCGCCTGTTGGTGGTTGCGGAAATCCGTGGCGCCGTCACCGTGCTACCGATGGCGAACCTGCCGGCGGTGATGGCGGGCAAGCGCTGCTCGCCCTTTGACGGCGGCAACCTCAATCGGGCGTTTCCCGGCGATCCCACCGGGTCACCGACGGCGCGCCTCGCTCATTTCCTCGAACACGAGCTCTTTCCCCGCCATGACGTCATGCTCGACCTGCATTCGGGCGGCACATCCATGGCGCACCTGCCCTGTACGCTGATCGAGCGGCAGGCGGATGCCGCCCGCTTCGAGCGGTCCGTCTCGCTGATGCGGGCGATCGGCGCATCGCATGCCTTCATCGCCGACAACGGGCCGACCGCACCGACATCGATGGGGGCTGCCGGGCGGGCGGGGACTATCGGCCTTTCGGGAGAGTTCGGCGGCGGCGGCACCGTGACGCCTGAAACAATGGCCTTCACGGCGTCGGCGGTCGACCGGCTGCTCGTGACGCTCGGCATCATCGAGCGTCCGGTCCTGTCGCGCGTGCCGCTCCCCGAGCGTGGGCCGTTGCAGTTGCTTTCACTGTCCCGGCACAGCCAGGGCATCTATGCGAACCGCAGAGGCTGGTTCGAGCCGGCCGTCGCACTTGGCGCCACCGTTTCAGCCGGCGAACTTGCCGGATGGTATCATGACCTGGAACGCCTGGAGCAGCCGGAGGAAGAGCTGCGCTTCATCGAGAGCGGCATTGTCATTTCGCACAGGCTGCATTGCGACGGCCAGGCCGGCGACTGCCTGATTCAGGTCGCTGAACCCATCGAATCCTGA
- a CDS encoding Rid family hydrolase, with the protein MIQGYQKGSRMSQAVCYGGFVYIVDAEDRKAGIEDLTSDVLGKIDALLKEAGIDHSRLIAVNRLPAGDRRFRRNEQRHDGWIDVENPPARACLEARLADRDLRVEMTAVAAL; encoded by the coding sequence ATGATCCAGGGTTATCAGAAAGGTTCGCGTATGAGCCAAGCCGTCTGCTACGGCGGTTTCGTCTATATTGTCGACGCGGAAGATCGCAAGGCGGGCATCGAGGACTTGACCAGCGATGTGCTTGGCAAGATCGATGCACTCTTAAAGGAAGCCGGTATCGACCACTCGCGCCTCATCGCCGTCAACCGTCTTCCTGCCGGCGATCGTCGATTTCGACGCAATGAACAGCGTCATGATGGCTGGATCGACGTCGAAAACCCGCCGGCCCGCGCCTGCCTCGAGGCACGCCTCGCCGATCGTGATCTGCGCGTCGAAATGACCGCGGTCGCCGCCCTCTGA
- a CDS encoding alanine racemase, which yields MSDLHIATENALIDERVRGFPPGTPPLPLAAIGKQGWKPYDGRMALPLISLDRQAFSCNVELMMAYVKSHGAEIAPHAKTPMSTALANALLAAGAWGTTVADIRQAAVLLKAGQRRLILANEIGGAAGARRLAALLADYADAELHVFVDSTALVDALRSAWQQRADLPPLGLMVEFGAGRAGIRSAAVAEAILNAILAVETPTFRLTGIAAYEGAAATADAEETVLRIDALMAVTADFLPKVRARIGDKRPLLVTAGGSVFFDVVVARLTAAVAADPACRLLLRCGAIFFHDHGIYERGLAGLDARGGFRIGGETVSAAAGFRPALRVWAEVLSRPEAQLAICGMGMRDVAMDQGLPRPLALYRNGAYFADLRGAEAFRLNDQHAFVALADDSDVAVGDVIEYGISHPCTCLDRHAILYGLDPDHSVTAAYLTSFG from the coding sequence ATGTCTGACCTTCATATCGCGACGGAAAACGCGCTAATCGACGAGCGGGTGCGCGGCTTTCCGCCAGGCACTCCGCCGCTTCCGCTAGCTGCGATCGGCAAGCAGGGATGGAAACCCTATGACGGCAGGATGGCCCTGCCGCTGATCTCGCTCGACCGGCAGGCCTTCTCCTGTAATGTCGAACTGATGATGGCCTATGTGAAGAGCCACGGCGCCGAAATCGCTCCGCACGCCAAGACACCGATGTCGACGGCGCTGGCTAACGCGCTTTTAGCGGCAGGCGCCTGGGGCACAACGGTCGCCGACATCCGCCAGGCCGCCGTCCTGCTCAAGGCGGGACAGCGCCGCCTGATCCTTGCCAATGAGATCGGCGGCGCCGCCGGAGCCCGCCGGCTTGCGGCGCTGCTTGCCGATTATGCCGATGCGGAACTGCATGTCTTCGTGGATTCGACAGCGCTCGTCGATGCTCTTCGCTCAGCCTGGCAGCAGCGTGCCGATCTGCCGCCCCTGGGCCTGATGGTGGAGTTCGGCGCCGGCCGCGCCGGTATTCGCAGCGCCGCCGTCGCCGAGGCAATCCTAAACGCGATCCTTGCGGTGGAGACGCCGACCTTCCGGTTGACCGGCATCGCCGCCTATGAGGGTGCGGCCGCGACCGCCGATGCGGAAGAGACGGTGCTTCGTATCGACGCGCTGATGGCGGTGACGGCGGATTTCCTGCCGAAGGTGCGCGCCCGCATAGGCGACAAGCGGCCGCTTCTCGTCACGGCTGGCGGCTCGGTCTTTTTCGACGTGGTGGTTGCGCGGCTTACAGCAGCCGTTGCGGCCGATCCCGCCTGCCGGCTCCTGCTGCGTTGCGGCGCGATCTTCTTCCACGATCACGGCATCTACGAGCGTGGCCTTGCCGGCCTCGATGCGCGCGGCGGTTTCCGCATCGGCGGCGAGACGGTTTCGGCGGCCGCAGGTTTCCGTCCGGCGCTGCGGGTCTGGGCCGAGGTCTTGTCGCGGCCGGAAGCGCAGCTTGCGATCTGCGGCATGGGCATGCGCGACGTGGCGATGGACCAAGGCCTGCCGCGGCCGCTGGCGCTCTATCGAAATGGAGCGTATTTCGCCGATCTCAGGGGCGCCGAAGCTTTCCGCCTCAACGATCAGCATGCCTTCGTCGCCCTTGCCGACGATAGCGACGTCGCGGTGGGCGACGTCATCGAGTACGGCATCTCGCATCCCTGCACCTGTCTTGACCGGCATGCCATCCTCTACGGCCTCGACCCGGACCATTCGGTGACGGCGGCCTATCTGACCAGCTTCGGCTGA